The following nucleotide sequence is from Acyrthosiphon pisum isolate AL4f chromosome A2, pea_aphid_22Mar2018_4r6ur, whole genome shotgun sequence.
GGATCCTGATCTGCCCTTTGTTCTGAACTTTGCAATTGCTTGTTCAGCTAGATCGGCTCTTTCTTCAGCCTCTTCCAGTTCTTGTTGGGCCTTACGGAACTTAGCCAAGTTGAGTGCGGCAATTTCTTCGGCCTCTTCGATCTGTCTCTTGTATGTCTTGATCTTTTGTTGCAGTTTGTCAACCAAGTCTTGCATGCGCTCATGGTTCTTTCTGTCTTCGTCTCCTTGGAAGCTCAACTCCTTAATTCTACGCTCAGATTTTCTTAGGTTCTTTTGCGCATCGGCGTGTCTGCGTTGTTCACCATCCAACTCGTTCTCCAATTCTCGTACCCTTTGTTCGAGTTTCTGAATAGCTTTCTTACCACCCTTCAATGCATTATTTTCAGCTTCATCTAAtcttacctaaaaatattaaataagtattaaaaataatgccaTCATACTTTAAGAATTAAAACAgtccattaaaattaaaatttatttaatcatgcTTACTTGTAATTCCTTGATTTGTGTTTCAAGAGCTTTCCTAAGTTTTTCTTGGGTTTGTGCGTGGTCTTGTTCGGCTCTGAGTTCATCAGCAAGTCTGGCAGCGTCTACCATTGCCTTCTTGGCCTTTTCTTCGGAGTTCTTAGCTTCATTCAATAACTCGTCTAAGTCAgactgtatacaaataaatacattattaataaacgttatacttggaaaatattcaatttatgctataatattacatgtaagGTTTGTAGTTCTCCTTCCAGCTTCCTCTTGGCAGCAGAAATGGAGGTAGCCTGTGCGGAAAGTTCATTGAGCTGTTCATGAGCATCAGCCAATTCTTGTTCAACTTGTCTCCTGCCACGGTCAGATTGTTCCAATAAGGTTCTGGATTCTTCCACTTCGTTTTGTAATGCGTTCGCTCGTCTTTCGGAGATTCCCAACTGTTCTCGGGCATCTTCTCTAGCCCTAGATTCTTCTTCGAGAGCAGTTTGTACATCCTTCAATTGTTGTTGGTACCGCTTAATGTTCTTTTGGGCTTCAGCATTAGCTTTGTTAGCGTGGTCTAAAGCGATTTCAAGTTCATTGATGTCAGCTTCCAACTTCTTCTTCATTCTAAGAGCTTCAGCCTTTCCTTTAGCTTCAGCTTCCAAGCTAGCTTGCATAGAGTCTAAAGCACGTTGGTGGtttttcctaaaataatataggttgtATGCGTTATGTACATTTCAAAACTTTCAAAtcttacttaaatataatttcagtaTTGCATTAAATGTTAGGTAATTAAAGTATATAAAGATATTCATCACTTTgctaggtataaatattttaacaattatattttacctgGTATTTTCGAATTCCTCTTCTTTCTCTTGGATACGTCTGTCAATTTCTTGTCTAACTTGAGACAGTTCCAATTGTGCTCTCAATACTTTGTTCTCTTCCTGTTCTAATGCTGCTTCAGCTTCTTCTAATGCAGCCTGGAGTTCATCCTTCTCAACTTCCAATCGTTTGCgttgtttttcaatttcatgGATGTTTCTGCCACCTTCACCAATTTGATCAAGAAGATCCTTGACTTCATCTGTTCAAatcaaaatagtattaatattacacattataatacataacacatttaaataaagtataaaacttaCCGGCTAGATTCTTGTTTTCACGTCTGACTCCTTCCAATTGTTCTTGAGCTTCTTCATAGGCTCCCTTAAGACGGAAGAGTTCAGTGGAATAGTTTCTGCATTCTTTCTGGCTTGCATCTAATTCAGCTGCTAAGTCATCAACCTTGAGTTTCCATTCTCCAATGATCTTGTCAATGGCCTTGGCCTTCTTTTCAGCAGCATTAGCAATTGCTGTTGCTCTGTCGACTTCCAATTGTAAGTCTTCGACTTCAGTTGCCAAACGTTGTTTCGTTTTCTCTAAAGCAATAACCTTTTGGTTGAGTGACTCGATGGTCTCTTCAGCTTCAGCGAGACGAGCTTGCAATTTGCGTCTAAGAAAATAAAGGTTATGTGAATagtatattagatttaaaaatattataatatgtctacacAGGTTTTAAAtgcattgcataatatattttatttgaataggaGAATACTCACTTAGCTTCCTCAAGTTCTTCAACTCTGGCAATACCCTCAGATTCATATTTGGTACGCCATAATTGAACTTCAGCATTAGCCTTGCTCAATTGTCTTTGAATGTCAGCCTTAGCTTCAGCTTCTTCTTCCAATTGTTCACGAATGTTGTCAATATCGTGTTCCAAGTTTCTGAATTTACCCAAAAGTGTAGCGCGTtcctaaataaaattgaataatatcgattaatattataagtaaaactgcaataagtttttatataaaaatatttacccttCCTTCTTCATCAGCCAGTCTCTTAGTATCTTCGAGTTGGGTGGTGAGGGAAATCTTGATCTTAGCCAACTGAGAAACCTGTGATTCGGCTTCTTCCAATTGACGAAGTAAGTCGGAGTTTTCAATGCTCAACTTCTTCTTGGCAGCATCAAAGTCATTCAATGTGCGGTTGGTTTCATCAAGTTTACCTTGAACTTCGTTCAACTGGTGTTGTACTTGTTTGTAGATCTTTTCAGTCTGggcctaatattataaatccgaAATAAATTAGAATCCAATCGTACATTATTTGTAGAACAGAAAATGAACACAAACACGAAACAATTATTTGAACACATTTTACAAGTATTAGTACATATTTGATTAAGACATCATCATACATTTACAACGCACACTTTAAATCTAAGTTATTTTAACGTCACAGAAAACGTATTACTCAGCACATTTTAACTGGaacataagtattttaaacaGTCATTACTAAAtcctatgtttataaaatatgttagtaGCTCatgataaaaacattgtattattttgactatttataatgtaatattataatatttgcctGCTAATAATGATGACTTTTAAAACTTTCAACAACGAAGCTTCTATTACATACATAAAGTTAAGTGCGAAAATgaatttaaagatttattaatgtgaagcaatttttttttttgaattattattcgaATGTTCTTTTTTGCCAAAGCAGTACATCATTTGTTTTTTCAACCAACCTTTTCGTTAGAAATGTGGTCTAAGCTTGCACGTGTGTCATTCAATTCACACAAGAACTGGCATTTATCCTTCTCAGCTCTAATAAtcaatacaacattatttttatttacattttaaactatcgttgcttacaaaaataaatattatatttatatattaatttatttcagatTCATCGCTTTAAACtgaccaaataatatatttaattgccTCTGTGGTACCTACTGATTATATCATCAAGATCTTAATACCCTAAttagataatagataaaaatgaatttattttaaacaggaATAAACATGCTTTCGAAGTTTGTTTTCATTGAATTACAAATGAGGATAAAACATGGTCATGCAACATATATAAACACTGAACCTTAGTGTTTTTTCTACCTTTTCTCTAGATATTAAATCAACAGCAGCTCTAGTGTTGTTTAAGTCGTTGGCAAGATAATGTGAATGATGCTCAGCcctaatttgataaaatatatattattttaaatcgttaatacaacaatttatttacattagacagataattaaataaattaaaaaatgatttaataattaataaaaacttacttttCTCAATtacttaatgtatattttaatttatttaataccgaTAAATTATTCTAGTGCTTggaagtttaattatttaaaattattatttctaacgaTAAATTTCGTAACGATTATGCAGTTCAAATAGTTTATAGATAAAGCACccatatataattaaatcatatcaGTATGgaatgtatatttttcattattataaaatttcattgttatatttttttaaatagtaaaaatacgaAACATACTTGGTCTTGAGTTTGTTCAACTGGTCGATTTGGTCACCCATCTCTGCAACGGCGTCATTGTGCTTCTTGCGTAAGTTGGCTAAGGTAGCTTCGTGTTGAATGTTAGCTTCCTCCAAATCACGACGGAGTTTGCTCATCTCAGCTTCACGTTTCTTGTTCAACTCAATTTGAGCGGAAGTAGCACCACCAGCTTCTTCAAGGCGTTCGCCCAACTCTTCCAATTCACGGGCAAGATCAGCGCGTTGCTTCTCAgcctatcaataatataaatatatatattggttagTAAAAATGCGTAACTTACATTAAATCGTAAGACTAAATCGaataatttaaacgttatttttcaattgttattaGTTGTTACCTTAGCGCGGGCTTGTCTTTCGGCTTCAACCTCTTCTTCGAGTTCTTCGATTCTCGACTGAAAGGGGAATgacgaatattaattaaaaattaaaagttacaatTAAGTAAACTATCTAATAgcatacttttcaaaatataaaataatatatttaatcgcTTACTTGAAGTTCtttgatttgtttttgttgtttgcCAACTAAAGCTTGTTCGTCTTCTAGTTTGGCAGTAAGGGAAGCCAATTCCTTGTCTTTCCTTTGAATTGTTTGTTCAAGTTCTTTTTTGTTGCGTTCCAAATCAGAAACAGCTTCTTGGGTAAGTTTCAAGTCTCCTTCTGTCTTCCTCTTACCCTTTTCAATATCACCTCGTAATTTCTTTTCACGTTCTAACGAATCTTCCAACTCGTCCAAAGTTTGTTCCAACTTGTTCTTAACTTTGTTAAGATGGTTGATTTTGTCTTCAGCCGCCTATAATCAAATAATGAGCAATTATTTACTCAAATGTATTcgataattactaaaaattgtGGATTAGGTATTAATCTTAAATGTTAAAACTGACCTGTAATTCTTCGGCAGTTTTCTGGGCGGTTTCACCAGACAATTTCTTTTCTTTGTTCAACTTGTTGATAAGTTCGTCTTGGTGAGCAATTTCATCATTCAAGTTGCGAATTTGGTGATCTTTGGATGCCTTATCTTGATCGGACTTTTGAATAGAAAGTTCCAAATCTTCGACATCTTTTTTGAGTCCTGCATTTTCTTGTTCCAATTTCTTTTTCTGTTGGAACAGTTGGTTACGCGCATCTTCTTCCTGGGTTAACCTCTCTTGAGTTtcctataatacattttgaacattttagcaAGACGTACATTATTAAtacgtgtataaattatttaaatttatagaataGACGTAACAAATTTATGTTGTATCCctgcatatataattatatatataaataagaaagAGTTTTCATaggatgtaaaaaatactaaaataatttgtctgtacgtttctataaaataaaatattttgtaaaagagtaatatattattaatatttaaaagagaaatataactaaattatttgtttgaatgTCTGCcaaatctaattaaaaaaataaatacttcgAGTAATACTAATAGTTTGAATACTCATCGGTGCATGTCAAAATTACgtgggtataaaatataaattatacaaattaaacaggTTAATGAAGTACATGTTTAAAGAATTTTACTTGATGAATGCCGTTTACACATAAACCAATGTTATCCAGATGTTTTGATAATGACCCAACAGTCAACGCGTttgatttaatcatttattttgggAATATTTTCAACATATCTATAGAGGTCGGTATGTtggtatttttactaaaataacgATGAAATCAGATTACGAAACCTATTCTATAGTATGCCTCTATGTAAACGTGTATTTTGTTCAACATTTCAAACACAATCTCTTTTAgtgaaacatttataaatacacaattaaaataaaaagagtactatttacaattttagtaatGTAACATTCTATGATACGTAATAAATCAGATAATTTTACTTCTTTAATTAATGCAATGCAATGTTATAGAAATAAACTCTTTTAAAActacttacattttaataaaatacctacacaagcacacaactttaaaaaaatgtataaattgtatattcattctatttaaaataagtttaaccAACTGTTAGCATATTCAAGTGTCTGTATTTAATACACCGAAACAgcgtataacttatatatttctatatattctatatatttgttttgtttttatgtgtACTTTATACTGTATAGGACtgtacttttattatacaacaatacagcataatatatttatattgtaaaaaaaaaaattaatattataatataagtattttttaacttagataatattgttcaaaagtAAATATGgcgatgtattaaatattaaataaaagtgcCGGTCAAGCAgcgtttcttttttaatttaaattaattagtatactataagtagtgtgtaaattaaaattcaacattcttaaataataattattaaagttacaaACAAAACATCGCCGAgtgatgtaggtatttattttttagaaatccttaattttttcatataatttatttttaaatatctaatatatgtattaaataacatgcaataaataaaattgtttttttttcatacatcaGAATATTAATCTATTTCCAGGTACATTGCGTGTGGGCACGTGTTATCGCATGTCCCCCACCCCCCATATCGGGATTTATGGGCCTTTTCGTTGCCAGCGAATTTTTCTAACATGTCGTGAAATCTATGTTATGAAAGAAGGAGAAGGAGA
It contains:
- the LOC100167379 gene encoding myosin heavy chain, muscle isoform X44; translation: MPRVVKQEGDDPDPTPYLFVSLEQKRIDQTKPYDAKKACWVPDEAEGFVQGEIRGTKGELVTVALPNGEEKSFKKDNVCPVNPPKFEKAEDMADLTYLNDASVLHNLRQRYFCKLIYTYSGLFCVAINPYKRFPVYTNRCAKLYRGKRRNEVPPHIFAISDGAYVNMLTNKENQSMLITGESGAGKTENTKKVIAYFATVGASTKKEEEAAGGVKKKGSLEDQVVQTNPVLEAFGNAKTVRNDNSSRFGKFIRIHFGPSGKLAGADIETYLLEKARVISQQSLERSYHIFYQIMSGSVKGVKEMCLLSNNVNDYHFVSQGKTSIPGVDDGEEFKITDQAFDVLGFTEEEKNDIYKITASVMHMGGMKFKQRGREEQAEADGTDEGARVAKLLGVDCDDLYKNLLKPRIKVGNEFVTQGRNKDQVAYSVGAMSKGMFDRLFKFMVKKCNETLDTQQKRQHFIGVLDIAGFEIFDYNGFEQLCINFTNERLQQFFNHHMFVLEQEEYKKEGINWAFIDFGMDLLACIDLIEKPMGILSILEEESMFPKATDKTFEDKLTSNHLGKSPNFRKPAPPKPGCQAGHFALAHYAGVVSYNITGWLEKNKDPLNDTVVDQFKKGTNKLLVEIFADHPGQSGGQADAGGKGGRGKKGGGFATVSSSYKEQLNNLMTTLKSTQPHFVRCIIPNELKQAGVIDSHLVMHQLTCNGVLEGIRICRKGFPNRMVYPDFKLRYKILYPKGVKDSMSPEEATKTILQGIELDPEQYRLGNTKVFFRAGVLGQMEELRDERLSKIIGWLQSYIRGYIARKDFKKLQDQRLALLVIQRSLRKYMKLRSWPWWKMWSRVKPLLNVANIEDELRRLEEEVEKVTAALEREEKLRKELEALNSKLLAEKTQLLQSLEGEKGSASSIQERAAKLAAQKSDLESQLSETQERLTQEEDARNQLFQQKKKLEQENAGLKKDVEDLELSIQKSDQDKASKDHQIRNLNDEIAHQDELINKLNKEKKLSGETAQKTAEELQAAEDKINHLNKVKNKLEQTLDELEDSLEREKKLRGDIEKGKRKTEGDLKLTQEAVSDLERNKKELEQTIQRKDKELASLTAKLEDEQALVGKQQKQIKELQSRIEELEEEVEAERQARAKAEKQRADLARELEELGERLEEAGGATSAQIELNKKREAEMSKLRRDLEEANIQHEATLANLRKKHNDAVAEMGDQIDQLNKLKTKAEHHSHYLANDLNNTRAAVDLISREKAQTEKIYKQVQHQLNEVQGKLDETNRTLNDFDAAKKKLSIENSDLLRQLEEAESQVSQLAKIKISLTTQLEDTKRLADEEGRERATLLGKFRNLEHDIDNIREQLEEEAEAKADIQRQLSKANAEVQLWRTKYESEGIARVEELEEAKRKLQARLAEAEETIESLNQKVIALEKTKQRLATEVEDLQLEVDRATAIANAAEKKAKAIDKIIGEWKLKVDDLAAELDASQKECRNYSTELFRLKGAYEEAQEQLEGVRRENKNLADEVKDLLDQIGEGGRNIHEIEKQRKRLEVEKDELQAALEEAEAALEQEENKVLRAQLELSQVRQEIDRRIQEKEEEFENTRKNHQRALDSMQASLEAEAKGKAEALRMKKKLEADINELEIALDHANKANAEAQKNIKRYQQQLKDVQTALEEESRAREDAREQLGISERRANALQNEVEESRTLLEQSDRGRRQVEQELADAHEQLNELSAQATSISAAKRKLEGELQTLHSDLDELLNEAKNSEEKAKKAMVDAARLADELRAEQDHAQTQEKLRKALETQIKELQVRLDEAENNALKGGKKAIQKLEQRVRELENELDGEQRRHADAQKNLRKSERRIKELSFQGDEDRKNHERMQDLVDKLQQKIKTYKRQIEEAEEIAALNLAKFRKAQQELEEAEERADLAEQAIAKFRTKGRSGSTARGGSPIGHRPPVKPQFDGFAFPPRFDLHPEGDF
- the LOC100167379 gene encoding myosin heavy chain, muscle isoform X14 translates to MPRVVKQEGDDPDPTPYLFVSLEQKRIDQTKPYDAKKACWVPDEAEGFVQGEIRGTKGELVTVALPNGEVKDFKKDQVGQVNPPKYEKAEDMSNLTYLNDASVLYNLKERYYHKLIYTYSGLFCVAINPYKRFPVYTNRCAKLYRGKRRNEVPPHIFAISDGAYVNMLTNKENQSMLITGESGAGKTENTKKVIAYFATVGASTKKEEEAAGGVKKKGSLEDQVVQTNPVLEAFGNAKTVRNDNSSRFGKFIRIHFGPSGKLAGADIETYLLEKARVISQQSLERSYHIFYQIMSGSVKGVKEMCMLSNNIYDYNNVSQGKITIPGMDDGEEFMLTDQAFDVLGFTEEEKNDIYKITASVMHMGGMKFKQRGREEQAEADGTDEGARVAKLLGVDCDDLYKNLLKPRIKVGNEFVTQGRNKDQVAYSVGAMSKGMFDRLFKFMVKKCNETLDTQQKRQHFIGVLDIAGFEIFDYNGFEQLCINFTNERLQQFFNHHMFVLEQEEYKKEGINWAFIDFGMDLLACIDLIEKPMGILSILEEESMFPKATDKTFEDKLTSNHLGKSPNFRKPAPPKPGCQAGHFALAHYAGVVSYNITGWLEKNKDPLNDTVVDQFKKGTNKLLVEIFADHPGQSGGQADAGGKGGRGKKGGGFATVSSSYKEQLNNLMTTLKSTQPHFVRCIIPNELKQAGVIDSHLVMHQLTCNGVLEGIRICRKGFPNRMVYPDFKLRYKILAPAAAEKETDPKKCAGVILENVGLDPDKYRLGHTKVFFRAGVLGQMEELRDERLSKIIGWLQSYIRGYIARKDFKKLQDQRLALLVIQRSLRKYMKLRSWPWWKMWSRVKPLLNVANIEDELRRLEEEVEKVTAALEREEKLRKELEALNSKLLAEKTQLLQSLEGEKGSASSIQERAAKLAAQKSDLESQLSETQERLTQEEDARNQLFQQKKKLEQENAGLKKDVEDLELSIQKSDQDKASKDHQIRNLNDEIAHQDELINKLNKEKKLSGETAQKTAEELQAAEDKINHLNKVKNKLEQTLDELEDSLEREKKLRGDIEKGKRKTEGDLKLTQEAVSDLERNKKELEQTIQRKDKELASLTAKLEDEQALVGKQQKQIKELQSRIEELEEEVEAERQARAKAEKQRADLARELEELGERLEEAGGATSAQIELNKKREAEMSKLRRDLEEANIQHEATLANLRKKHNDAVAEMGDQIDQLNKLKTKAEKDKCQFLCELNDTRASLDHISNEKAQTEKIYKQVQHQLNEVQGKLDETNRTLNDFDAAKKKLSIENSDLLRQLEEAESQVSQLAKIKISLTTQLEDTKRLADEEGRERATLLGKFRNLEHDIDNIREQLEEEAEAKADIQRQLSKANAEVQLWRTKYESEGIARVEELEEAKRKLQARLAEAEETIESLNQKVIALEKTKQRLATEVEDLQLEVDRATAIANAAEKKAKAIDKIIGEWKLKVDDLAAELDASQKECRNYSTELFRLKGAYEEAQEQLEGVRRENKNLADEVKDLLDQIGEGGRNIHEIEKQRKRLEVEKDELQAALEEAEAALEQEENKVLRAQLELSQVRQEIDRRIQEKEEEFENTRKNHQRALDSMQASLEAEAKGKAEALRMKKKLEADINELEIALDHANKANAEAQKNIKRYQQQLKDVQTALEEESRAREDAREQLGISERRANALQNEVEESRTLLEQSDRGRRQVEQELADAHEQLNELSAQATSISAAKRKLEGELQTLHSDLDELLNEAKNSEEKAKKAMVDAARLADELRAEQDHAQTQEKLRKALETQIKELQVRLDEAENNALKGGKKAIQKLEQRVRELENELDGEQRRHADAQKNLRKSERRIKELSFQGDEDRKNHERMQDLVDKLQQKIKTYKRQIEEAEEIAALNLAKFRKAQQELEEAEERADLAEQAIAKFRTKGRSGSTARGGSPIGHRPPVKPQFDGFAFPPRFDLHPEGDF
- the LOC100167379 gene encoding myosin heavy chain, muscle isoform X21, which codes for MPRVVKQEGDDPDPTPYLFVSLEQKRIDQTKPYDAKKACWVPDEAEGFVQGEIRGTKGELVTVALPNGEEKSFKKDNVCPVNPPKFEKAEDMADLTYLNDASVLHNLRQRYFCKLIYTYSGLFCVAINPYKRFPVYTNRCAKLYRGKRRNEVPPHIFAISDGAYVNMLTNKENQSMLITGESGAGKTENTKKVIAYFATVGASTKKEEEAAGGVKKKGSLEDQVVQTNPVLEAFGNAKTVRNDNSSRFGKFIRIHFGPSGKLAGADIETYLLEKARVISQQSLERSYHIFYQIMSGSVKGVKEMCLLSNNVNDYHFVSQGKTSIPGVDDGEEFKITDQAFDVLGFTEEEKNDIYKITASVMHMGGMKFKQRGREEQAEADGTDEGARVAKLLGVDCDDLYKNLLKPRIKVGNEFVTQGRNKDQVAYSVGAMSKGMFDRLFKFMVKKCNETLDTQQKRQHFIGVLDIAGFEIFDFNGFEQLCINFTNEKLQQFFNHHMFVLEQEEYKREGIEWTFIDFGMDLQQCIDLIEKPMGILSILEEESMFPKATDKTFEDKLTSNHLGKSPNFRKPAPPKPGCQAGHFALAHYAGVVSYNITGWLEKNKDPLNDTVVDQFKKGTNKLLVEIFADHPGQSGGQADAGGKGGRGKKGGGFATVSSSYKEQLNNLMTTLKSTQPHFVRCIIPNELKQAGVIDSHLVMHQLTCNGVLEGIRICRKGFPNRMVYPDFKLRYKILAPAAAEKETDPKKCAGVILENVGLDPDKYRLGHTKVFFRAGVLGQMEELRDERLSKIIGWLQSYIRGYIARKDFKKLQDQRLALLVIQRSLRKYMKLRSWPWWKMWSRVKPLLNVANIEDELRRLEEEVEKVTAALEREEKLRKELEALNSKLLAEKTQLLQSLEGEKGSASSIQERAAKLAAQKSDLESQLSETQERLTQEEDARNQLFQQKKKLEQENAGLKKDVEDLELSIQKSDQDKASKDHQIRNLNDEIAHQDELINKLNKEKKLSGETAQKTAEELQAAEDKINHLNKVKNKLEQTLDELEDSLEREKKLRGDIEKGKRKTEGDLKLTQEAVSDLERNKKELEQTIQRKDKELASLTAKLEDEQALVGKQQKQIKELQSRIEELEEEVEAERQARAKAEKQRADLARELEELGERLEEAGGATSAQIELNKKREAEMSKLRRDLEEANIQHEATLANLRKKHNDAVAEMGDQIDQLNKLKTKAEKDKCQFLCELNDTRASLDHISNEKAQTEKIYKQVQHQLNEVQGKLDETNRTLNDFDAAKKKLSIENSDLLRQLEEAESQVSQLAKIKISLTTQLEDTKRLADEEGRERATLLGKFRNLEHDIDNIREQLEEEAEAKADIQRQLSKANAEVQLWRTKYESEGIARVEELEEAKRKLQARLAEAEETIESLNQKVIALEKTKQRLATEVEDLQLEVDRATAIANAAEKKAKAIDKIIGEWKLKVDDLAAELDASQKECRNYSTELFRLKGAYEEAQEQLEGVRRENKNLADEVKDLLDQIGEGGRNIHEIEKQRKRLEVEKDELQAALEEAEAALEQEENKVLRAQLELSQVRQEIDRRIQEKEEEFENTRKNHQRALDSMQASLEAEAKGKAEALRMKKKLEADINELEIALDHANKANAEAQKNIKRYQQQLKDVQTALEEESRAREDAREQLGISERRANALQNEVEESRTLLEQSDRGRRQVEQELADAHEQLNELSAQATSISAAKRKLEGELQTLHSDLDELLNEAKNSEEKAKKAMVDAARLADELRAEQDHAQTQEKLRKALETQIKELQVRLDEAENNALKGGKKAIQKLEQRVRELENELDGEQRRHADAQKNLRKSERRIKELSFQGDEDRKNHERMQDLVDKLQQKIKTYKRQIEEAEEIAALNLAKFRKAQQELEEAEERADLAEQAIAKFRTKGRSGSTARGGSPIGHRPPVKPQFDGFAFPPRFDLHPEGDF
- the LOC100167379 gene encoding myosin heavy chain, muscle isoform X12, with translation MPRVVKQEGDDPDPTPYLFVSLEQKRIDQTKPYDAKKACWVPDEAEGFVQGEIRGTKGELVTVALPNGEVKDFKKDQVGQVNPPKYEKAEDMSNLTYLNDASVLYNLKERYYHKLIYTYSGLFCVAINPYKRFPVYTNRCAKLYRGKRRNEVPPHIFAISDGAYVNMLTNKENQSMLITGESGAGKTENTKKVIAYFATVGASTKKEEEAAGGVKKKGSLEDQVVQTNPVLEAFGNAKTVRNDNSSRFGKFIRIHFGPSGKLAGADIETYLLEKARVISQQSLERSYHIFYQIMSGSVKGVKEMCLLSNNVNDYHFVSQGKTSIPGVDDGEEFKITDQAFDVLGFTEEEKNDIYKITASVMHMGGMKFKQRGREEQAEADGTDEGARVAKLLGVDCDDLYKNLLKPRIKVGNEFVTQGRNKDQVAYSVGAMSKGMFDRLFKFMVKKCNETLDTQQKRQHFIGVLDIAGFEIFDFNGFEQLCINFTNEKLQQFFNHHMFVLEQEEYKREGIEWTFIDFGMDLQQCIDLIEKPMGILSILEEESMFPKATDKTFEDKLTSNHLGKSPNFRKPAPPKPGCQAGHFALAHYAGVVSYNITGWLEKNKDPLNDTVVDQFKKGTNKLLVEIFADHPGQSGGQADAGGKGGRGKKGGGFATVSSSYKEQLNNLMTTLKSTQPHFVRCIIPNELKQAGVIDSHLVMHQLTCNGVLEGIRICRKGFPNRMVYPDFKLRYKILAPAAAEKETDPKKCAGVILENVGLDPDKYRLGHTKVFFRAGVLGQMEELRDERLSKIIGWLQSYIRGYIARKDFKKLQDQRLALLVIQRSLRKYMKLRSWPWWKMWSRVKPLLNVANIEDELRRLEEEVEKVTAALEREEKLRKELEALNSKLLAEKTQLLQSLEGEKGSASSIQERAAKLAAQKSDLESQLSETQERLTQEEDARNQLFQQKKKLEQENAGLKKDVEDLELSIQKSDQDKASKDHQIRNLNDEIAHQDELINKLNKEKKLSGETAQKTAEELQAAEDKINHLNKVKNKLEQTLDELEDSLEREKKLRGDIEKGKRKTEGDLKLTQEAVSDLERNKKELEQTIQRKDKELASLTAKLEDEQALVGKQQKQIKELQSRIEELEEEVEAERQARAKAEKQRADLARELEELGERLEEAGGATSAQIELNKKREAEMSKLRRDLEEANIQHEATLANLRKKHNDAVAEMGDQIDQLNKLKTKAEKDKCQFLCELNDTRASLDHISNEKAQTEKIYKQVQHQLNEVQGKLDETNRTLNDFDAAKKKLSIENSDLLRQLEEAESQVSQLAKIKISLTTQLEDTKRLADEEGRERATLLGKFRNLEHDIDNIREQLEEEAEAKADIQRQLSKANAEVQLWRTKYESEGIARVEELEEAKRKLQARLAEAEETIESLNQKVIALEKTKQRLATEVEDLQLEVDRATAIANAAEKKAKAIDKIIGEWKLKVDDLAAELDASQKECRNYSTELFRLKGAYEEAQEQLEGVRRENKNLADEVKDLLDQIGEGGRNIHEIEKQRKRLEVEKDELQAALEEAEAALEQEENKVLRAQLELSQVRQEIDRRIQEKEEEFENTRKNHQRALDSMQASLEAEAKGKAEALRMKKKLEADINELEIALDHANKANAEAQKNIKRYQQQLKDVQTALEEESRAREDAREQLGISERRANALQNEVEESRTLLEQSDRGRRQVEQELADAHEQLNELSAQATSISAAKRKLEGELQTLHSDLDELLNEAKNSEEKAKKAMVDAARLADELRAEQDHAQTQEKLRKALETQIKELQVRLDEAENNALKGGKKAIQKLEQRVRELENELDGEQRRHADAQKNLRKSERRIKELSFQGDEDRKNHERMQDLVDKLQQKIKTYKRQIEEAEEIAALNLAKFRKAQQELEEAEERADLAEQAIAKFRTKGRSGSTARGGSPIGHRPPVKPQFDGFAFPPRFDLHPEGDF